One segment of Tamlana crocina DNA contains the following:
- a CDS encoding sigma-70 family RNA polymerase sigma factor, with the protein MTKSDAKLCEEAYFNEFYLKHVQHASNFTYYKCGDQDNALDLVQDAFSKIWENCAKIDFTKAKTYLFTTVNNLFLNKVKHNKVVMEYAKAAPYIDENNESPEYLLEEEEFKKKLQAAMALLSEAQREVFLMNRIEGKKYREIAELLDVSQKAVEKRMSGALKILRKHIENI; encoded by the coding sequence AAAGCGATGCCAAGCTTTGTGAAGAAGCCTACTTTAATGAGTTTTATTTAAAACACGTGCAGCACGCCAGTAATTTTACCTATTATAAATGCGGAGACCAGGATAATGCCTTGGATTTGGTGCAGGATGCCTTTTCAAAAATTTGGGAGAATTGTGCCAAAATTGATTTCACCAAAGCAAAAACCTATTTGTTTACCACGGTGAATAATCTTTTTTTAAACAAGGTAAAGCACAATAAGGTGGTGATGGAGTATGCCAAAGCCGCCCCTTATATTGATGAAAACAACGAGAGCCCCGAATATTTATTAGAGGAAGAAGAGTTTAAAAAGAAATTGCAGGCTGCCATGGCATTACTCTCTGAAGCCCAACGTGAGGTATTTTTAATGAACAGGATTGAAGGGAAAAAGTACCGCGAAATTGCCGAATTGCTGGATGTTTCTCAAAAAGCCGTTGAAAAACGCATGAGCGGCGCACTTAAAATTTTACGCAAACACATTGAAAATATATAA